The window TCTTCGGACGAGCGCACCAGGACGGTGTACAACCCGCTCTGCGCGGCGAGCGCGTCCGCGGCCGCGGGACTGCGTCCGGTGAACGAGGCGTAGCCCCACTCGTTCTCCGGATCCGAGATCGCGGTGTGCCACAGCTGGTGCGAGCGGTGGAACGCTCCGAGCCCGAGGTGCAGAAGGCGCACCGGCGGGCGGGCGGGGCTCTCACCGGCGATCTGCGCGAGGGTCGCGCTCAGGGCGACCGCATCGTTCGTCCGCGAGGGCGGGGCGGCGGTCATAGTTTGAACGCCCGCCGCGGAATCGCACTGTGGAGGTCGACCGCGATCCGCTCCGCCTCTCCGATGCTGAGACGCTCTTCGACCACCAGTCGGGCGAGGTAGCCGGCGTCGGTGCGCCGAGCCATGTCGTGACGCGCGGGGATGGACAGGAACGCCCGCGTGTCGTCGATGAACCCCGAGCCGCGGTAGAATCCGGCGGTCTCGACCGTCGCCGCCCGGAACCGAGCGGCGCTGTCGGGTGCGTCCAGGAACCACCAGGGCGCCCCGATGAACACCGACGGATAGAAGCCGGCGAGGGGAGCGAGCTCTCGGGAGAACGTGGTCTCGTCCACCGTGAACAGGATGAGGTGGAAGCCGCGGGCGGTGCCGAACCTCTGCAGAAGCGGCCGGAGGGGCTCGACGAAGGTGGTCGCCACCGGGATGTCGTGACCTCGATCCGGCCCGTAGCCGGTGAACGTGGGCGTGTGGTGATTGCGGAAGACGCCGGCGTGGATGGTCATCACGAGGCCGTCTTCGGTCGACATTCGCGCGGATTCGAACAGCATGTGAGCCCGAAACGCCCGCGCCTCGGTGGCCGACAGCTCGCCCCGGCGCGCCCGGTCGAACAGTGCGGCAGCGGACGACGGGTCGATCTCGGCCGTGTCTGCGGTGAAGACGCCGAAGTCGGCCGAGGTCGCGCCGTGCTCGATGAACCGACGGCGGCTCGCGCGAAGACCCTCGAGATAGCCCTCGTACCCGTTCTGATCGACCGAATCGATGAGTCGCTCGACGCGGTCGCCCCACCCCGCGGCGGTCGGGTCGAGGTAGGCGTCGGGGCGGAAGGTGGGCCTGACCACCGTGCGCACACCCGGATCAGCCGCCAGGATCCGATGCGGCTCGAGTGTGTCCAGCGGGTCGTCGGTGGTCGCGAGGACCTCGATGTCGAAGCGCTCGAGGAGAGCGCGGGGACGCATGTCCGCTGCGGCAAGGGATTCGCTGAGGGCGTCGAAGAGCGCGTCGGGGTCAGCGTCACCCGGCAGCTGCTCGACTCCGAAGACGTCCTGCAGGGTGCTGCGCAACCAGTATCCCGAGGCCGTTCCGGCGAACAGGTGCCAGCGGTCGCAGAAGATCCGCCAGATCCGCCGCGCCTCGGACTCGGAGATCTCGCCCTGCCCGATCGCGAGCGAGGCGAGGTCCACACCGTCGGCGTGGAGCAGCCGGGTGACGTAGTGGTCATCGCGGATGAGCAGCGTCGCCGGATCCCGGAACGGGCGATCCGTCGCGAGGATGCCGGGGTCGACATGGCCGTGCGGCGACAGGATCGGGAGATCAGCGATCAGCTGATACAGCCTCTCGGCGATCCGGCGGGTGGCCGGATCGGCGGGGAGCAACCGCCGGGAGGTGACGGAGGTGGTGGTCACGGTGAGTCCTTGCGATGTCGGTCTGTGGCGTCAGTCGGCTGCGGACAGCCAGCGCGTCCGCAGCTCGTGTGCGGCGGCCTTGGGCCGGCGGTCGCGTGTGAAGACGCCCTTCTTGTTCCCGTCGACGCGGATCACGCCCTGGGAGGTCTGGAAGTCGGCGAAGTTCCACACGTGCTCGCCGATCACAGCGTCGACGCGGTCGAAGACCTCGTGATAGGTGCGCAGGAGCGCGACCTGGAATTCCTCGCTCCACGCCTGGACACCGACAGCGTGCAGGCCGGCGAGGGTGTCGG of the Microbacterium invictum genome contains:
- the uxaC gene encoding glucuronate isomerase, which encodes MTTTSVTSRRLLPADPATRRIAERLYQLIADLPILSPHGHVDPGILATDRPFRDPATLLIRDDHYVTRLLHADGVDLASLAIGQGEISESEARRIWRIFCDRWHLFAGTASGYWLRSTLQDVFGVEQLPGDADPDALFDALSESLAAADMRPRALLERFDIEVLATTDDPLDTLEPHRILAADPGVRTVVRPTFRPDAYLDPTAAGWGDRVERLIDSVDQNGYEGYLEGLRASRRRFIEHGATSADFGVFTADTAEIDPSSAAALFDRARRGELSATEARAFRAHMLFESARMSTEDGLVMTIHAGVFRNHHTPTFTGYGPDRGHDIPVATTFVEPLRPLLQRFGTARGFHLILFTVDETTFSRELAPLAGFYPSVFIGAPWWFLDAPDSAARFRAATVETAGFYRGSGFIDDTRAFLSIPARHDMARRTDAGYLARLVVEERLSIGEAERIAVDLHSAIPRRAFKL